DNA sequence from the Methanosarcinales archaeon genome:
CCATCTCCTTCATCTTGGAAATCATTTCATTTAGAGTTTTTTGGAGATTCTGCTGATATTGTGTAAGCTCATTATTTTGTTTTTCCAGACTTTTCTTTGCGTCTTCCAACTTCTTTTCTATACTGATACCTGCACCAATTTCAATGATCACCCCATCCGGTTTAACCAGATTTGCCCTGATATTGGTATTTGAACCGATAGGTACCATGATTTCATGACCATCTTCCATCCCTTCAAGCTCGTTTATTGAGTTGATTGCTCTATTGCTTTCATCAATGGACAATCCAACCATGTTGACCTGCTGCATCAAACCTTCTGCCTGATATTGCA
Encoded proteins:
- the pfdA gene encoding prefoldin subunit alpha; translation: MASEKKRTEQDIHNIAMQHQQMQYQAEGLMQQVNMVGLSIDESNRAINSINELEGMEDGHEIMVPIGSNTNIRANLVKPDGVIIEIGAGISIEKKLEDAKKSLEKQNNELTQYQQNLQKTLNEMISKMKEMEAVVTSATQQQQHAQPGQPMQGS